Proteins encoded together in one Nitrospinota bacterium window:
- a CDS encoding ferritin family protein, which produces MKRNEIEPLSTREILKCAIQNEKIALENYNAIGEIMLNSYNFPVAQIFFEAAKVEKGHFRKLQKVLKRLYGIIVTDTTPLPFSAGCAPGSGDNACLLDIRTGMQQEDAIRFLEEAERAAEKFYREAVEKTERPDMKILFRALAIEEGRHCRSVRRIARKAVTRDPGKAHANVAPGTMH; this is translated from the coding sequence ATGAAACGAAACGAGATAGAACCGCTTTCCACCCGCGAAATCCTGAAATGCGCGATTCAAAACGAAAAGATCGCCCTGGAGAATTACAACGCCATCGGGGAAATAATGCTCAACTCCTATAACTTCCCTGTCGCCCAGATATTCTTCGAGGCGGCGAAAGTGGAAAAAGGGCATTTCCGCAAACTGCAAAAGGTTCTCAAACGTCTGTACGGCATTATCGTGACCGATACGACGCCGCTTCCCTTCAGCGCGGGATGCGCCCCGGGCAGCGGCGATAACGCCTGCCTTTTGGATATCCGCACCGGCATGCAACAGGAGGATGCCATCCGCTTTCTGGAAGAGGCGGAACGGGCCGCCGAAAAGTTTTACCGCGAGGCGGTGGAAAAGACCGAGAGACCCGATATGAAAATACTCTTCAGGGCGTTAGCTATCGAGGAAGGGAGGCATTGCCGCTCTGTCCGCAGGATCGCCCGCAAGGCGGTTACGCGCGATCCCGGCAAAGCCCATGCTAACGTGGCGCCAGGCACAATGCACTGA
- a CDS encoding RtcB family protein, with amino-acid sequence MANLEIHRIGQHLWEIPARAKKGMNVPARIYTSAEMLPAIDDASLDQLSNAAMLPGVVLNTLAMPDIHSGYGLPIGGVMATDPATGVVSPGAAGYDINCGVRLMKTPFVKEQIMPLREMLADLMAARIPCGVGRGGLIDLSDADYRAIAEKGAAWAVRRGLGLGDDIAHTESGGALEGADLEGVSGHARKRGRDEMGTLGGGNHFVEIQYVDQVYNPGIAAAWGLREGQITLMIHTGSRGFGHQVATDHLKSMEHAMRKYGISVPDRELACVPVDSGEGRDYLGAMRAAANYAWTNRQVIMHLAREVLSEATGAAPDSMPLLYDVAHNIIKLEEHTVEGKKRKVMVHRKGATRALGAGHPELPEAYKNTGQPVLIPGDMGRMSYLLAGTQTAMEQTFGSSCHGAGRALSRHAAAKKARGRNLRGEMAHQGVAVRSAEKGTLAEEMPEAYKDVSQVVDVVTAAGLALPVARLRPIAVIKG; translated from the coding sequence ATGGCAAATCTTGAGATCCACCGCATCGGGCAGCATCTGTGGGAGATACCCGCCCGCGCCAAAAAGGGGATGAACGTCCCGGCCCGCATCTACACCTCGGCGGAGATGCTCCCCGCCATAGACGACGCGTCACTGGATCAGCTCTCCAACGCCGCGATGCTCCCCGGCGTTGTGCTCAACACGCTGGCGATGCCGGACATACACTCCGGCTACGGCCTGCCGATAGGCGGCGTAATGGCGACCGACCCGGCAACGGGCGTCGTTTCCCCCGGCGCGGCGGGGTACGACATCAACTGCGGCGTCCGCCTGATGAAAACCCCCTTCGTCAAAGAGCAGATCATGCCGCTGCGCGAGATGCTGGCCGACCTGATGGCCGCCCGCATACCATGCGGCGTCGGACGCGGCGGGTTGATCGATCTTTCCGACGCCGACTACCGCGCCATCGCCGAGAAGGGGGCGGCGTGGGCGGTGCGCCGCGGTTTAGGCTTGGGTGATGACATCGCCCATACCGAGTCGGGCGGGGCGCTGGAAGGGGCCGATCTCGAAGGGGTGAGCGGGCACGCGAGGAAGCGCGGGCGCGATGAGATGGGAACGCTCGGCGGCGGCAACCATTTTGTGGAGATACAGTACGTCGATCAAGTCTACAATCCCGGGATCGCCGCCGCGTGGGGGCTGCGCGAGGGGCAAATCACCTTGATGATACATACCGGCTCGCGCGGGTTCGGCCATCAGGTGGCCACCGATCATCTGAAGTCGATGGAGCATGCGATGCGGAAATACGGCATCAGCGTGCCGGACCGGGAGCTGGCCTGCGTGCCGGTTGACAGCGGCGAGGGGCGCGATTACCTCGGCGCGATGCGGGCCGCCGCCAACTACGCCTGGACCAACCGGCAGGTCATCATGCACCTCGCGCGCGAGGTGCTTTCGGAGGCTACCGGCGCCGCGCCGGATTCTATGCCGCTGCTCTACGACGTGGCGCACAACATCATCAAGCTGGAAGAGCACACGGTGGAGGGGAAAAAACGGAAGGTGATGGTTCACCGCAAAGGAGCCACCCGCGCGTTGGGCGCCGGACATCCCGAACTGCCCGAAGCCTATAAAAACACTGGCCAGCCGGTGCTGATACCGGGGGATATGGGGCGGATGTCCTATCTGCTGGCGGGAACGCAAACCGCGATGGAGCAGACCTTCGGCAGCAGTTGCCACGGAGCGGGGCGCGCGCTGAGCCGGCACGCCGCCGCCAAAAAAGCCCGCGGCCGGAACCTGCGCGGCGAGATGGCACATCAGGGGGTGGCGGTGCGGTCGGCCGAAAAGGGGACTTTGGCCGAAGAGATGCCGGAGGCCTATAAGGATGTTTCGCAGGTGGTGGACGTGGTGACCGCCGCCGGGCTGGCCTTGCCCGTGGCGCGTCTGCGCCCGATTGCCGTCATCAAAGGGTAG